From the Carassius auratus strain Wakin unplaced genomic scaffold, ASM336829v1 scaf_tig00013767, whole genome shotgun sequence genome, one window contains:
- the LOC113074130 gene encoding pre-mRNA-splicing factor SPF27, which yields MAGPASVAGDVFVDALPYFDQGYDAPGVREAAAALVEEETRRYRPTKNYLSYLPTPDFSTFETEIMRNEFERLAARQPMELLSMKRYELPAPSSGQKNDITAWQDCVNNSMAQLEHQAVRIENLELMAQYGTNAWKVSNDNLALMIENAQKELQKVRKQIQDLNWQRKNDQMAGGAKLRELESNWVSLVSKNYEIERAIIQLENEVAQTKQQQGDENKENIRQDF from the exons ATGGCAGGACCGGCTTCAGTCGCTGGTGATGTTTTTGTTGATGCTCTGCCTTATTTCGACCAGGGTTATGATGCTCCAGGGGTCAGAGAAGCC GCAGCTGCTTTGGTGGAAGAAGAGACGAGGCGATACAGACCAACCAAGAACTATTTGAGCTACCTGCCCACACCAGATTTCTCTACTTTTGAG ACAGAGATCATGAGGAATGAGTTTGAGAGACTGGCTGCTCGTCAACCCATGGAGCTGCTCAGTATGAAGAG ATATGAGCTTCCTGCTCCATCGTCTGGGCAGAAGAATGATATCACAGCATGGCAGGACTGTGTCAATAACTCTATGGCCCAGCTGGAGCACCAGGCAGTGCGCATTGAGAACCTTGAGCTCATGGCCCAGTATGGAACTAATGCTTGGAAGGTGTCTAATGA TAACTTGGCCTTAATGATTGAAAATGCCCAAAAGGAACTGCAGAAGGTTAG AAAGCAGATACAGGACCTGAACTGGCAGCGCAAAAACGATCAGATGGCTGGAGGAGCCAAACTACGAGAACTTGAGTCAAA CTGGGTGTCTCTTGTTAGTAAGAACTATGAGATTGAGCGTGCCATCATTCAGCTGGAGAATGAAGTGGCACAGACGAAACAGCAACAGGGTGATGAGAACAAAGAGAATATTAGACAGgacttttaa